In Phreatobacter cathodiphilus, the genomic window CTGCAGCTACAATGGATGCGAAACGTACGCGTGCCAACCTGTACTGATCATTGACGTTGAACCACTGTGTGAGCCAAGAGAAATTGGCGATCCAGTCTCTAACACCTTCCGTACCTCGATAAGCCACGAGATATAAAACTCGGTTTCCTTCATCCTTGTAATATACGTCATAGACAAGACCGCTTCGGTTGTTGTCGTCATATCGTTCGACAAACTGCCATCCGGTTTGCCCGAAATTGCCACGGACGGCGCTGTCATTGTCGGCGACGACGAAACGTCTCCGCTGTCCCGTTGCTTGGTCCACGTAGACATCGTAGCTGGCAGCGGCAAATACTGGATAGGATTGTCCCACCTTCTCGCGGTTGAAGTTTCTGCCGTTGGAGAACACCTCGTCGATGCCTGCTACGACACCAGCTGAGCAACGAAATGCCGGGGTTTCTTGAGCCTGGGCTCCAGTCGCCAACATCGCGGCCCATACGACGAGCAAGCAGAGCCCGGCTCGCACGGAACAATACACACGCATTGGCGCCCCTCTCACCAGAGGCCGCTATTTTTACGTGCACCGCATCAAGGCGCAACTATAAAGTCACGCCCCCTTCGCCATCTCCCTGAGCACGAACTTCTGGATCTTGCCGGTGCTGGTCTTCGGCAGTTCGGTGAAGATGACCGTCCGCGGGCATTTGAAGGCGGCGAGGTTCTGCCGGCACCAGGCGATGATCTCCTCGGCCGTGGCGCTCATTCCCGGCTTCAGCTCGACGAAGGCACAGGGCGTCTCGCCCCACTTGTCGTCGGGCTTGGCGACGACGGCGGCCGCCTGCACGGCCGGGTGCTTGAACAGCACGTCCTCCACCTCGATGGAGGAGATGTTCTCGCCGCCGGAAATGATGATGTCCTTGGAGCGGTCCTTGAGCTGGATATAGCCGTCGGGATAGAGCACGCCGAGGTCGCCGGAGTGGAACCAGCCGCCGGCGAAGGCCTCGTCCGACGCCTTGCGGTTCTTGAGATAGCCCTTCATCACCACGTTGCCGCGCATCATCACCTCGCCGAGGGTGACGCCGTCGGCCGGCACCGGCTCCATGGTCTCCGGGTTCATCACCGTCATACCCTCGAGAACCGGATAGGGCACGCCCTGCCGCGCCTTCTTGGCCGCATAGTCGGCGCTCGACAGGCCGTCCCAGTCGCGGTTCCAGTCGTTGATCACCGAGGGCCCGTAGGTCTCCGTGAGGCCGTAGAGGTGGGTCACGTCGAATCCCGCCGCCTTCATCGCCGCGAGCACCGCCTCCGGCGGCGGCGCGGCGGCGGTGAAGAAGGAGACGGTGCGGCCGATCTCGCGCTTCTCCGCGGCCGGCGCGTTGAGCAGCAGGCTCATGACGATCGGAGCGCCGCAGAGATGCGTCACGCCCTGGTCGGCGATGGCGTCGTACATGGCCTTGGCCCGCACCCAGCGCAGGCAGACATGGGTGCCCGCCACCGCGGAGATCGACCAGGGGAAGCACCAGCCGTTGCAGTGGAACATGGGCAGCGTCCACAGATAGACTGGGTGCTTGGCCATGCCGCACG contains:
- a CDS encoding lipase family protein — translated: MLVVWAAMLATGAQAQETPAFRCSAGVVAGIDEVFSNGRNFNREKVGQSYPVFAAASYDVYVDQATGQRRRFVVADNDSAVRGNFGQTGWQFVERYDDNNRSGLVYDVYYKDEGNRVLYLVAYRGTEGVRDWIANFSWLTQWFNVNDQYRLARVRFASIVAAAHRHSGGRPLAFITTGHSLGGGLAQHIAGRYPCVSAVVFNSSFVTNDLLFGGIKPTVVQIYEDNDVFSFLSSKSDNQGPVLRYRMNASTRGEFQHSMERLAAGIMRTTLACRLRSDCEVRGSIDLAATLYCRRYLSLRQRTDTVCRAR
- a CDS encoding acyl-CoA synthetase, with product MSAYDRDLDKNPANYQPLTPLSFLERSARVFPDHPAIVHGRIRRSYRDFYARSRRLASALAKAGVGKNDTVAVICANTPAMLEAHYGVPMCGGVLNTLNTRLDAPIIAFSLDHGEAKVFIVDREFSKLAKEALALAKVKPLVVDYDDPEYDGPGERIGSVEYEDFIAGGDPDYAWQRPADEWDAIALNYTSGTTGNPKGVVSHHRGAYLLALGNIVTCGMAKHPVYLWTLPMFHCNGWCFPWSISAVAGTHVCLRWVRAKAMYDAIADQGVTHLCGAPIVMSLLLNAPAAEKREIGRTVSFFTAAAPPPEAVLAAMKAAGFDVTHLYGLTETYGPSVINDWNRDWDGLSSADYAAKKARQGVPYPVLEGMTVMNPETMEPVPADGVTLGEVMMRGNVVMKGYLKNRKASDEAFAGGWFHSGDLGVLYPDGYIQLKDRSKDIIISGGENISSIEVEDVLFKHPAVQAAAVVAKPDDKWGETPCAFVELKPGMSATAEEIIAWCRQNLAAFKCPRTVIFTELPKTSTGKIQKFVLREMAKGA